TCCTCTCCATCAAAGACAATGCCACAGCAATCATCTGCACACTCTGTAACCTCAATTTCAATCACATCATCTGCACTCAGCACAATACTTCTTCGATTTAGTGCGTGTGGACAAATCGGTGTAATAATCATCATTCTGGAAGATGGTTCAACAATTGGCCCTCCAGCACTTAAATTGTACGCTGTAGAACCTGTTGGTGTCGATATAATTATACCATCTGCTGTATATTCATTCAAGAACTCTCCATTGACAAAGATCTTACATTTAATTGCCTTTAATCCCTCTGTCCTCGTCAACACAGCCTCATTCATTGCAATATGCTCGGCAATTTGTTTTTCTTGATGTATAATATGCCCTTCAATCAACATTCGATTTTCAAGCGTATATTTTCCTGCCATCAATTCGTCCAATGCAGGCCAAATATCATCAATTTCACTGACACTGGTCAAAAAACCGAGATGTCCCATATTTACACCAAAGATTGGAATTTCTCTCCGACTAATATCTCTAGACGCTCTCATCAGTGTCCCATCTCCACCGAGGGTAATCACACATTCAACATCCTCTGGAATCTCAGTCTCTGCTGCATAGCCAAAGATTCGATAGCACTGACCTCCCCGACTTTCAATATACGCACTCATCTTTTTGGCAATTGGTCCAATATGCTCTTTTCCACTATTTTCTATCAAGCAAAATACCTTCATTCTCTACTCCTTTAATGCTTCATGAGCCTTTTCTACCACCTCTTTAATACAAATTTGTTGATTTTCGATTGCCTCTGGATCTACAGTCAAATGACAAAGATATTCAATATTTCCCTCTGGTCC
This region of Lachnospiraceae bacterium oral taxon 096 genomic DNA includes:
- a CDS encoding NAD(+)/NADH kinase is translated as MKVFCLIENSGKEHIGPIAKKMSAYIESRGGQCYRIFGYAAETEIPEDVECVITLGGDGTLMRASRDISRREIPIFGVNMGHLGFLTSVSEIDDIWPALDELMAGKYTLENRMLIEGHIIHQEKQIAEHIAMNEAVLTRTEGLKAIKCKIFVNGEFLNEYTADGIIISTPTGSTAYNLSAGGPIVEPSSRMMIITPICPHALNRRSIVLSADDVIEIEVTECADDCCGIVFDGEEEVDLLVGDRILLKEADAVAKFVKRQGGSFLDNLRKKMKGI